The region AATTATCCCTTTCTGCAAGAAAAATTTTGCCAGAAGAGATGTTAATCCAAGTGTCGCAACATGATCCTCAACAACCAAGATTTTCTTCCCGTGTCCATATTCTCTCAACACATGCTCGTCAAGATCAAGCGGGCATGACACATTCAGAACGCTTACCTTACCTCTCAATTTATCCGCAGCCTCGACAACATTTGGCACAACAGATCCACATGTCACAACAGTCACATCTGTTCCTTTTCTGAGAATATCTATCTTTCCATATTCAAAACGATAGTTATCCGCAAAAAACAACTTGCCATTTTCATCAACGATAGGCATCATTTTTGCCCTGCCCATGGCTACCAGGTAGTTTCCATATACCGATGCAATGTAGCGAATAACCCTGTCGGTTTGATTGGGATCTGCCGGTACGATAACTTTGTAACCCAGCCAATTTGCAGGTGCAGAGATGTAATCAAGTCCATGGTGAGTTTTTCCGTCCTCCCCTACATTTAAACCGCAATGAGTCACAATAACTTTCAAATTGGTGTGGTTTATAGCATTCAATCTGTGCTGATTATACGTCTCACTTACTCCAAACACTCCAAAATCAGCAAAAAAGGTCACCACACCATCTGCAGAAAGTGCTCCTGCAACAGCTGCCGCATTATGTTCCTGAACACCAAGCTCTAAAAATCTTTCTGGAACGTACTTCTGAACCCCGTCAAGCTTTACAGATGTTGCAAGGTCGCAATCTACAGCTACTACAGGTGTTTCAGAGTTCCTGTTCTCTTTTACTAAATCCAATAAAGCATTTCCAAAAGCACTCCGATTATCAGTTTTGGTTGTGTAAGTTCTGCCAACTGGAACTTTTATTTTTACAGGATACTCCAGATGGAATGGTTCATGTTTCTGATTACCAAGCTGAGCACGCATCTTCATATATTTCTCCACATCGTTATCAATGCCAAGTTCATTCAGAGCTTTCTCAAGTTGTTCTTTATCGAGAGGTTTCCCATGATAAG is a window of Pseudothermotoga elfii DSM 9442 = NBRC 107921 DNA encoding:
- a CDS encoding transketolase, encoding MKTFNKHDIKKLKQIARLCRGDILKMTYVANSGHPGGSMSSLEIFLSVFSFANLNPDNPYDPLRDRVVVSHGHTSPGVYSVLGRLGFVDIDQVIAGFRHHSSIFEGHVTRGIPGVEWTTGNLGQGLSAGVGFALAAKMKEQDYHIFVAMSDAEQAKGQVAEARRVAKKYGLSNLTVVIDYNDAQISGRARDVMPVNIRKNYEADGWRVLEVDGHDIEQLLHALSQAVEDKVNPVAILAHTIMGKGVSFMENDVSYHGKPLDKEQLEKALNELGIDNDVEKYMKMRAQLGNQKHEPFHLEYPVKIKVPVGRTYTTKTDNRSAFGNALLDLVKENRNSETPVVAVDCDLATSVKLDGVQKYVPERFLELGVQEHNAAAVAGALSADGVVTFFADFGVFGVSETYNQHRLNAINHTNLKVIVTHCGLNVGEDGKTHHGLDYISAPANWLGYKVIVPADPNQTDRVIRYIASVYGNYLVAMGRAKMMPIVDENGKLFFADNYRFEYGKIDILRKGTDVTVVTCGSVVPNVVEAADKLRGKVSVLNVSCPLDLDEHVLREYGHGKKILVVEDHVATLGLTSLLAKFFLQKGIIPSSFEQIAIQEHAVSGSYEALYEIYGLSSTKIAEKLGQMIS